The Alkalibaculum bacchi genome includes a region encoding these proteins:
- a CDS encoding CPBP family intramembrane glutamic endopeptidase, whose amino-acid sequence MFQINKSNTYLNDFNLYSKVTYEKLGRFKLVAWLLISFLAMVLQIVPSLLISFVIGAIIGVYAIVTGNISILEGQLYSNSAMMSWISLVLDTGSVILFFIFYTRVIEKRPFATIGLNQENKLKKYIKGALVAIGMQLFYFVAIIAFGWGEVVREPIYATSGIGTSAIPYVLLFLVGFMIQGASEEVVVRGWMMPVLCRYYKVPIAIIVSSLFFSFLHMGNPNVSDLALVNLALYGIFAALYAINDGGLWGIFAQHSVWNWFMGNVLGLPVSGMIIGNASIIETKLTGPDFITGGSFGPEGGILVTVIELIGIVYLCYSLRKKYSSN is encoded by the coding sequence GTGTTTCAGATTAACAAATCAAATACTTATTTAAATGACTTTAATCTCTACTCCAAAGTTACCTATGAAAAATTAGGGAGGTTCAAGCTCGTTGCTTGGTTATTGATATCTTTCTTAGCTATGGTATTACAGATTGTTCCTTCTCTTCTTATCAGCTTCGTTATTGGTGCTATTATAGGTGTTTACGCTATTGTAACAGGTAATATAAGCATTTTAGAGGGTCAGCTTTATAGTAATTCAGCTATGATGTCTTGGATTAGCTTAGTCCTTGATACAGGAAGTGTTATACTCTTTTTTATCTTTTATACGAGGGTAATTGAAAAAAGGCCCTTTGCTACTATTGGATTAAATCAGGAGAATAAACTAAAAAAGTACATAAAAGGAGCTCTTGTCGCTATTGGAATGCAACTTTTTTATTTTGTAGCCATCATAGCTTTTGGATGGGGTGAGGTAGTTCGTGAACCTATTTATGCGACTTCAGGCATAGGAACATCTGCAATTCCATATGTATTGTTATTTCTTGTAGGCTTTATGATTCAAGGGGCAAGTGAGGAAGTTGTGGTGCGAGGGTGGATGATGCCAGTATTGTGTAGATATTATAAAGTCCCTATAGCAATTATCGTATCCTCTCTGTTTTTTAGCTTTTTACATATGGGAAACCCTAATGTCAGTGATTTAGCACTAGTAAATTTGGCCTTATACGGAATCTTCGCAGCTCTGTATGCCATAAATGATGGAGGTCTATGGGGGATTTTCGCACAGCACTCTGTATGGAACTGGTTTATGGGTAATGTTTTAGGATTACCTGTTAGTGGAATGATTATAGGAAATGCAAGCATAATCGAGACTAAGTTGACAGGGCCAGATTTCATTACAGGAGGAAGTTTTGGACCAGAAGGAGGCATACTTGTCACAGTAATAGAACTAATTGGTATTGTCTATTTGTGTTATTCTTTAAGAAAAAAATACAGCAGCAATTAA
- the nuoE gene encoding NADH-quinone oxidoreductase subunit NuoE, whose protein sequence is MEFTFDLEKNKEQILEFKEFILEHKEMPGALIPVLQEAQVKFGYLPREIMALIAKGLEVPASKVFGVATYYSQFTFIPKGKHNISICLGTACYVKGAQDILEEFQNILGIKGGETTPDLQFSITDCRCVGDCSKAPVVVIDEDVYAKVKKSDVKDIIAKYSKEVENID, encoded by the coding sequence ATGGAGTTTACCTTTGATCTTGAAAAGAACAAAGAACAAATTCTAGAGTTTAAAGAGTTTATCTTAGAACACAAAGAAATGCCTGGAGCATTGATTCCAGTCCTACAAGAGGCCCAAGTTAAATTTGGGTATTTGCCTAGAGAAATTATGGCACTGATTGCGAAAGGGTTAGAGGTACCAGCATCAAAAGTATTTGGTGTTGCTACTTATTACTCTCAGTTTACCTTTATTCCTAAAGGAAAGCACAATATTAGCATTTGTCTAGGAACGGCATGCTATGTAAAAGGCGCACAAGATATTTTAGAAGAATTCCAAAATATCTTAGGAATAAAAGGTGGTGAAACGACTCCTGATCTTCAATTCTCTATTACAGATTGTAGATGTGTGGGAGATTGCAGTAAAGCACCAGTAGTAGTAATCGATGAAGACGTTTATGCGAAAGTTAAAAAATCGGATGTTAAGGATATAATAGCGAAATACAGTAAGGAGGTTGAGAACATTGATTAA
- a CDS encoding FmdE family protein, giving the protein MKFGNLTYEEYKNTIEAFHGTVAPGVLLGGFMVNIAIENLPRDILFDVICETKTCLPDAIQLLTPCSVGNGWLKILDFGRFAAVFYDKYTGVGIRVFLDRFQLKKWHEVETWFLKQKSKDQQDTELLFKEMIDAGTSLFSIEPTKVHKKHLKKKKMGKTVVCPICDETYPKSHGSICRGCAQELPYDLIDENGNPKVKDTLSLNKTRVEESIGFHLLHDIAKISKTEKRTEFYKGHVIQEEDIEKLKMIGKNYLYVEENNPFIKEYKHENEVALSFASAMKGQGVLANSAAQEGKINFIAEYDGILIFDEDKLCKFNNSFGVICATLKNNTLVKKDQLIAGTRAIPLYISNEDYLKAINILGEEPLIKVMPFRKAKVGILITGTEIYENKIEDKYTEIIKLKVETYGCQVVAREIAPDNPEKISSKIQELIQSGADLIIATAGLSVDPDDVTLEGIIKAGAEDVLYGLPVLPGCMMALGKIGDVQIVGIPGGGIYNKHFSFDLIFPCLLANIEIKRGDLAKLGNGGLRLL; this is encoded by the coding sequence ATGAAATTTGGCAATTTAACTTATGAAGAATATAAAAATACAATAGAGGCCTTTCACGGTACTGTAGCACCAGGTGTTTTACTGGGAGGTTTTATGGTGAATATTGCCATAGAAAACTTACCAAGAGACATCTTGTTTGATGTGATCTGCGAGACAAAAACTTGTTTACCGGATGCTATTCAGCTTTTGACTCCTTGCTCTGTAGGGAATGGGTGGTTGAAGATACTAGATTTTGGTCGTTTTGCAGCTGTTTTTTACGATAAGTATACAGGTGTTGGCATAAGAGTATTTTTAGACAGATTCCAACTTAAAAAATGGCATGAAGTAGAGACATGGTTTTTAAAACAAAAATCAAAGGATCAACAGGACACGGAGTTACTGTTCAAGGAAATGATTGATGCAGGAACTTCATTATTTTCTATAGAGCCAACAAAAGTACATAAAAAACATTTAAAAAAGAAAAAGATGGGGAAAACAGTAGTATGCCCTATTTGTGATGAAACATATCCTAAATCACATGGCAGTATATGCAGGGGATGTGCACAAGAATTGCCTTATGATCTCATTGATGAAAATGGTAATCCAAAAGTAAAGGATACTCTATCATTGAACAAAACAAGAGTAGAAGAATCTATTGGATTTCACTTACTTCATGATATTGCAAAAATATCAAAGACAGAAAAGAGAACGGAATTTTATAAGGGTCATGTAATCCAGGAAGAAGACATAGAGAAACTTAAAATGATTGGAAAGAATTACTTATATGTAGAGGAAAATAATCCTTTTATAAAAGAGTATAAACACGAGAATGAAGTAGCATTAAGCTTTGCATCTGCCATGAAAGGTCAAGGTGTATTGGCAAATAGTGCCGCACAAGAAGGCAAAATAAACTTTATTGCCGAGTATGATGGAATACTTATCTTTGATGAAGATAAACTTTGTAAGTTTAACAATTCCTTTGGCGTGATCTGCGCTACACTAAAAAATAATACTCTTGTAAAAAAAGATCAACTCATAGCAGGCACAAGAGCCATACCTTTATACATTTCTAATGAGGACTATTTAAAAGCAATAAATATATTAGGAGAAGAACCTCTTATAAAAGTAATGCCCTTTAGAAAGGCAAAAGTAGGAATTCTCATTACTGGAACAGAAATATATGAAAATAAAATAGAAGATAAGTACACAGAAATTATAAAGTTAAAAGTGGAGACCTACGGCTGCCAGGTTGTTGCTAGAGAAATAGCCCCTGATAATCCAGAGAAAATCAGCAGTAAAATACAAGAGCTTATTCAATCTGGGGCAGATTTAATCATAGCTACAGCTGGTCTTTCCGTAGATCCAGATGATGTAACTCTAGAGGGGATTATTAAGGCAGGTGCAGAAGATGTGCTCTACGGGCTCCCTGTTTTACCTGGTTGCATGATGGCATTAGGTAAAATTGGAGATGTACAGATTGTAGGTATTCCAGGAGGGGGCATCTACAATAAGCATTTTAGCTTTGATCTCATATTTCCTTGCTTACTTGCTAATATAGAAATCAAGAGAGGGGATTTGGCAAAGCTAGGTAATGGAGGACTACGACTACTTTAA
- the fdhF gene encoding formate dehydrogenase subunit alpha: protein MITITIDNKIIQAEEGKNILQVAKENGIHIPTFCHLDGVHDTFSCRICVVEIVGSKKLAPACNQKIYDGMVIHTASPDVLSARRNIVNLLISNGQHNCMSCEANGDCSLQSAAYDLGIQMPAFKMESLPEQIIDDSSVMIIRDNRKCILCNKCVTVCNDIVCNDVLSVGYRGSSSEIICDYNDDMGGSSCVQCGQCVQVCPTGALVSKKSVGKGRIYEITKVRTTCPYCGVGCQMYLHMKGDQIIEVSGVEDALPNKGRLCVKGRYGYDFIYSKERLTTPLIKENGVFREASWDEALDLVVSKFKSIIEKHGNDAVGGISCARSINEDSYQMQKLFRAVFKTNNIDHCARVCHAPTVAGLAASLGTGGMTNSLGECANTNLLFCIGTNMTEAHPIAATFVKNGKRNGAKLIVVDPRRHRLADYADEFAQLKVGSDVAFLNGIMNVLITEDKYDKEFVKEHCENWEDFKAKVLEYPPSRVAEISGVPEEQIIRIANMLWDNRPGMALYTLGITEHNSGTDNVKSVANLQLLLGNVGKENAGVNPLRGQNNVQGACDMGALPNTYHGYQYVVDPKAREKFEKAWGVENLPDQLGKMIPDMMDGLKTGEQKALWIFGENIVATEPDISHVISCLEAAEFVVCNDLFMTETTQYADVIFPAAAWSEDDGTFTNCERRVSRVRKIKDAPGDAKPNWWIFKEVAKRFGHNWEASSGPEIWDNEVAPLADNFKGLTFDKIEEDGIQWPCRSVEDPGTQILHMNGNFARPGGKAYLSDLDWRPPTEVPDEEYPFTLSTGRRLYHYHTRTQTGRAKGLNDLLPEEYADISDVDAKRLGIEHGEKIIVRSRRGEVKVTARVSERIQPGLVWMAIHYFENNANWLTTSTGKDSITKTPEYKACAVAIEKIS, encoded by the coding sequence ATGATTACAATAACAATTGATAATAAGATAATACAGGCAGAAGAAGGAAAAAACATACTTCAAGTAGCCAAAGAAAATGGAATACATATACCAACTTTTTGTCATCTTGACGGCGTTCACGATACTTTTTCATGTAGAATATGTGTCGTAGAAATCGTCGGGTCAAAGAAGTTAGCGCCAGCATGTAATCAAAAAATATATGATGGTATGGTTATTCATACAGCATCACCAGATGTACTAAGTGCTCGTCGAAATATCGTAAACTTATTAATTTCTAACGGACAACACAATTGTATGTCTTGTGAAGCCAATGGAGATTGTAGCTTACAAAGTGCAGCTTATGATTTAGGGATTCAAATGCCAGCATTTAAAATGGAATCTTTACCAGAACAAATCATAGACGATTCAAGTGTTATGATTATAAGGGACAACAGAAAATGTATTCTTTGTAATAAATGCGTAACTGTATGTAACGATATTGTATGTAATGATGTCTTGTCTGTAGGTTACAGAGGATCTTCTTCTGAGATCATATGTGACTACAACGATGATATGGGAGGATCTAGCTGCGTTCAATGTGGACAATGCGTTCAAGTATGTCCTACAGGAGCTTTAGTTAGCAAGAAGTCTGTAGGAAAGGGAAGAATCTACGAAATAACTAAAGTACGTACTACATGTCCATACTGTGGTGTAGGGTGCCAAATGTATTTACACATGAAGGGCGATCAAATCATCGAGGTATCGGGTGTAGAAGACGCACTTCCTAATAAGGGAAGATTATGTGTTAAAGGTCGTTATGGATATGACTTTATCTATTCAAAAGAAAGACTTACTACACCACTAATTAAGGAAAATGGCGTTTTTCGTGAAGCATCATGGGATGAAGCATTAGATTTAGTAGTTTCTAAATTTAAGAGCATTATCGAAAAACATGGGAACGATGCGGTAGGTGGAATCAGCTGTGCAAGAAGTATTAACGAAGATTCTTACCAAATGCAAAAACTTTTCAGAGCAGTATTTAAAACAAACAATATTGACCACTGTGCACGTGTTTGCCATGCTCCAACTGTAGCAGGCTTAGCAGCATCACTAGGTACAGGTGGTATGACAAACTCTTTAGGTGAATGTGCTAATACAAATTTACTTTTCTGTATAGGAACAAATATGACAGAAGCTCACCCAATAGCTGCTACCTTTGTAAAAAATGGTAAGAGAAATGGCGCTAAGCTTATTGTTGTAGATCCACGTAGACACAGACTTGCAGATTACGCAGATGAATTTGCTCAATTAAAAGTGGGTTCTGACGTTGCCTTCCTAAATGGGATAATGAATGTCCTAATTACAGAAGATAAATACGATAAAGAATTTGTAAAAGAGCACTGTGAAAATTGGGAAGATTTCAAAGCTAAAGTACTTGAATATCCGCCAAGTAGAGTAGCTGAAATCAGTGGTGTTCCTGAAGAACAAATCATAAGAATAGCGAATATGCTTTGGGACAATAGACCAGGAATGGCGCTTTACACATTAGGTATTACAGAGCATAATTCAGGTACAGATAATGTTAAATCTGTTGCAAACCTACAACTCCTATTAGGCAATGTAGGTAAAGAAAATGCAGGTGTAAACCCACTAAGAGGACAAAACAATGTACAAGGAGCTTGTGATATGGGAGCTCTTCCAAATACATATCACGGCTATCAATATGTTGTAGACCCTAAAGCAAGAGAAAAATTTGAAAAAGCATGGGGCGTTGAAAACTTACCAGATCAATTAGGTAAAATGATTCCAGACATGATGGATGGCTTAAAAACAGGTGAACAAAAAGCACTCTGGATCTTTGGAGAAAATATCGTCGCTACAGAGCCAGACATTAGCCATGTTATAAGTTGTTTAGAAGCAGCAGAATTCGTAGTTTGTAATGACTTGTTCATGACAGAGACTACTCAATATGCAGATGTTATATTCCCAGCTGCTGCATGGAGTGAAGACGATGGAACTTTTACAAACTGTGAAAGAAGAGTAAGTAGAGTTCGTAAGATAAAAGATGCTCCAGGAGATGCAAAACCAAATTGGTGGATATTTAAAGAAGTGGCTAAACGCTTTGGTCACAACTGGGAAGCTAGTAGCGGGCCAGAAATCTGGGATAATGAAGTAGCTCCATTAGCAGATAATTTTAAAGGTCTTACTTTTGATAAGATAGAAGAAGATGGTATCCAATGGCCATGTAGGTCAGTTGAAGACCCAGGCACACAAATATTACATATGAATGGAAACTTTGCTCGCCCTGGTGGAAAAGCATATCTATCAGATTTAGACTGGAGACCACCAACAGAAGTGCCAGATGAAGAGTATCCATTTACATTGAGTACAGGAAGAAGATTATATCATTATCATACTAGAACTCAAACAGGAAGAGCAAAAGGCCTTAATGATTTATTGCCAGAAGAATACGCAGATATTTCCGATGTAGATGCGAAACGACTTGGCATTGAACATGGTGAAAAGATCATCGTTAGATCTCGAAGAGGTGAAGTTAAAGTGACTGCAAGAGTTTCTGAAAGAATTCAACCAGGGCTTGTTTGGATGGCAATTCACTACTTTGAAAACAATGCCAACTGGTTAACTACTTCTACAGGAAAAGACAGTATTACAAAGACACCAGAGTATAAGGCTTGTGCTGTAGCAATAGAAAAAATATCTTAA
- a CDS encoding NADH-ubiquinone oxidoreductase-F iron-sulfur binding region domain-containing protein, which produces IAEMRDGRLVLAGDYYKKQTRVALKNSGLIDPKNIDDYIAFDGYRALEQVLSEKSPKDVIDLMTEANLRGRGGAGFPTGRKWNEAYGIEADQKYFLCNADEGDPGAYMDRNILENDPHAVIEGMAIGAYAVGASQGYIYVRAEYPVAVKMLRIAIEQAREYGLLGKNILGSGFDFDLDLRLGSGAFVCGEGTALMESIQGNRGMPRMKPPRTSHKGLWQKPTILNNVETLACVPIIFQKGAEWFRSIGTEKSPGTKVFALVGKVENAGLVEVPMGMPLNEIVNDIGGGVTNGKALKAVQTGGPSGGCIPLDLMDTPVDFESLAKIGSIVGSGGMVVMDEDTCMVDISRFFLEFTVDESCGKCTPCRLGTRRMMELLDKITEGKGTLDDLDDLEQLAKDIQKSSLCALGQTAPNPVLSTLKYFRSEYEDHILNHKCSAGVCRSLTAYEIQEDTCKSCGICKKNCPVNAITGDKKAEIPFVIDQEACIKCGVCYQDCPFDAITK; this is translated from the coding sequence ATAGCAGAGATGAGAGACGGTCGTCTTGTCTTAGCTGGAGATTACTATAAAAAGCAAACAAGAGTTGCATTAAAAAATAGTGGTTTAATTGATCCTAAAAATATTGATGATTACATAGCATTTGATGGTTACCGCGCATTAGAACAAGTTTTGTCTGAAAAAAGCCCCAAAGACGTAATTGATCTAATGACAGAAGCAAACCTTCGAGGAAGAGGAGGAGCAGGCTTCCCTACTGGTAGAAAGTGGAATGAAGCTTACGGTATTGAAGCCGACCAAAAATACTTCCTTTGTAACGCCGATGAGGGAGATCCAGGTGCTTACATGGATCGTAATATCCTTGAAAACGACCCTCATGCTGTTATAGAAGGAATGGCCATTGGCGCTTATGCAGTTGGTGCTAGTCAAGGGTATATCTACGTTCGAGCAGAGTATCCAGTAGCAGTTAAAATGCTACGCATTGCTATCGAACAAGCGAGAGAATATGGCTTACTAGGTAAAAATATATTAGGATCTGGTTTTGATTTTGACCTTGATTTACGTCTTGGATCTGGAGCGTTTGTATGTGGTGAAGGTACAGCTCTTATGGAATCCATTCAAGGGAACAGAGGAATGCCAAGAATGAAGCCACCAAGAACTTCTCACAAAGGTCTATGGCAAAAGCCTACCATTCTAAACAATGTTGAAACCCTTGCATGTGTGCCTATTATCTTCCAAAAGGGAGCAGAATGGTTTAGAAGCATTGGTACAGAAAAATCACCTGGAACGAAAGTATTTGCGCTTGTAGGAAAAGTAGAAAACGCTGGACTTGTTGAAGTACCAATGGGTATGCCATTAAATGAAATCGTTAACGATATCGGTGGTGGCGTAACAAACGGTAAAGCATTAAAGGCAGTACAAACAGGTGGTCCATCAGGTGGATGTATTCCACTAGACTTAATGGATACTCCAGTAGACTTTGAATCCCTTGCTAAAATTGGTTCTATCGTAGGCTCTGGTGGTATGGTTGTTATGGACGAAGATACTTGTATGGTGGACATCTCAAGATTTTTCTTAGAGTTTACTGTAGACGAGTCCTGTGGAAAATGTACTCCATGTCGTTTAGGAACGAGAAGAATGATGGAACTCCTAGACAAAATCACAGAAGGAAAAGGAACGCTAGATGACCTCGATGATTTAGAGCAGTTAGCAAAAGATATCCAAAAATCGTCCCTATGTGCATTAGGACAAACTGCACCAAATCCTGTTTTAAGTACCTTAAAATACTTTAGATCAGAATACGAAGATCATATCTTAAACCACAAGTGTTCCGCAGGAGTATGTAGAAGCTTAACGGCTTATGAAATCCAAGAAGACACTTGTAAGAGCTGTGGTATCTGTAAAAAGAATTGTCCAGTAAATGCCATTACTGGAGACAAGAAAGCAGAAATACCATTTGTCATAGATCAAGAAGCATGTATTAAGTGTGGCGTATGTTATCAAGATTGTCCGTTTGACGCCATAACGAAATAG